One segment of Octopus sinensis linkage group LG27, ASM634580v1, whole genome shotgun sequence DNA contains the following:
- the LOC118768115 gene encoding zinc finger protein 271-like yields MSRKIRKSYHCDICGRLFSQSAVLTIHKRSHTEEKPYHCDICDKSFSQSSGLTSHKRSHTGEKHHCCDICGKPFSHRHSITRHKRIHTGEKPYQCDICGKSFSATNCLASHKRSHTGEKPYHCDICGKSFSQSCSLTSHERSHTGEKLYCCHICDKSFSQKHHMTRHQRIHSGEKPYRCDICDKSFAGSNDLIKHKRIHTGEKPYHCDICGKAFSQGCNLSAHLRTHTGEKPHHCDVCGKSFSRFDSLTKHNRIHTGEKLH; encoded by the coding sequence ATGTCAAGGAAAATAAGGaaatcatatcactgtgatatctgtggtagattGTTTTCTCAAAGTGCTGtcttaactatacacaaacgtagtcatacagaagagaaaccatatcactgtgatatctgtgataaatcattctctcaaagtagtggCTTAACTTCTCACAAGCgtagtcatacaggagagaaacatcattgctgtgatatctgtggtaagccATTCTCTCATAGACATAGCATAACTaggcataaacgtattcatacaggtgagaaaccatatcagtgtgatatctgtggtaaatcattttctgcgaCAAATTGTTTAGCTTCTCACAAACGTTctcatactggagaaaagccatatcactgtgacatctgtggtaaatcattctctcaaagttgtaGCTTAACGTCTCATGAACgtagtcatacaggagagaaactgtACTGCTGTCATATCTGTGACAAGTCGTTTTCTCAGAAACATCACATGACTAGACATCAACGTATCCattcaggtgagaaaccatacaggtgtgatatctgtgacaaaTCATTTGCTGGGAGTAACGACTtgattaaacacaaacgtattcacacaggagagaaaccatatcactgtgatatctgtggtaaggcGTTCTCTCAAGGTTGTAACTTATCTGCTCACCtgcgtactcatacaggtgagaaaccacatcactgtgatgtctgtggtaaatcattctctcgatttgatagcttaactaaacacaatcgtattcatacaggagaaaaactaCATTAG